A section of the Elusimicrobiota bacterium genome encodes:
- a CDS encoding CoA-transferase subunit beta, giving the protein MATETKAATDYTLNELMTVLAAREIRDGDVVFVGIGLPNLACNLARHTHAPNMCLIYESGAVGAVPDRVPPSIGDPALVTGSLMVASMQDVFQAMLQNGKIQVGFLGGAQIDRYGNINTTVVGDYRKPKVRLPGSGGACEIAIHAQRVLLIAKLDKRAFPEKVDFITSPGTVSKGKTRAEWGHPGRGPVKCITNMGILEPDERTGELVLTAIYPGVTIDQVRANVGWALKAKEPLQGVALPTAREIRLLREKLDPKKLHIK; this is encoded by the coding sequence ATGGCTACTGAGACGAAGGCCGCCACCGACTACACCCTCAACGAGCTCATGACGGTGCTGGCAGCCCGGGAGATCCGGGATGGGGACGTCGTTTTCGTTGGCATAGGGCTGCCCAATCTCGCCTGCAACCTGGCCCGCCACACGCACGCGCCCAACATGTGCCTCATCTACGAATCCGGAGCCGTGGGCGCTGTGCCCGACCGCGTCCCGCCGTCCATCGGCGACCCGGCCCTGGTGACCGGCTCCTTGATGGTGGCCAGCATGCAGGACGTATTCCAGGCCATGCTCCAGAACGGCAAGATCCAGGTGGGCTTCCTGGGCGGCGCCCAGATCGACCGCTACGGCAACATCAACACCACGGTGGTGGGAGACTATCGGAAGCCCAAGGTGCGCCTGCCCGGCTCGGGCGGGGCCTGCGAGATCGCCATCCACGCCCAGCGCGTGCTGCTCATCGCCAAGCTGGACAAGCGAGCCTTCCCGGAGAAGGTGGACTTCATCACCAGCCCCGGCACCGTGTCCAAAGGCAAGACGCGCGCGGAGTGGGGACATCCGGGCCGCGGCCCGGTCAAGTGCATCACCAACATGGGCATTCTTGAGCCCGACGAGCGGACCGGCGAACTGGTCCTGACCGCCATCTACCCGGGTGTGACCATCGACCAGGTGCGCGCCAACGTGGGCTGGGCGCTCAAGGCGAAGGAGCCCTTGCAGGGCGTGGCCCTGCCCACCGCGCGCGAGATCCGGCTGCTGCGCGAGAAGCTCGACCCCAAGAAGCTGCACATCAAGTGA
- a CDS encoding MFS transporter, with protein MKLNERLDSMPLSRFHWSLVTASGLGWLFDAFDSGLVSFVLAVLAKEWLLTPAQVGRIGSMGLVGMFAGAALVGLLADRFGRKLLFQSTLIVFSAATGLCGLATGYGALLAMRFLVGFGLGGELPVASTLVSEFAPKAHRGKMIVILESFWALGWALAALVAFLLIPRWGWRMAFFLGAAPALYVLYLRRFVPESPRFLEASGRFEDAALVVREVERACGQPPSPLEPSQEKPAERPGMRALWSPAMSRRTAMLWILWFAMIYSYYGIFIWLPSLLVAAGFPLVKSFSYVLIITAAQVPGYFSAAWLVDRWGRKPTLVAYLAGCVVSSFVFGKVGSPAGVILWGCLISFFNLGAWGVVYTYTPELYPTALRATGAGWASGLGRVGGILAPLVVGWIMGTFPGRQDLVFAQFAFVVFIGLLAVAFLGQETKGRSLEDIAA; from the coding sequence ATGAAACTCAACGAACGCCTCGACTCGATGCCGTTGTCCCGGTTCCATTGGTCCTTGGTCACGGCTTCGGGTCTGGGCTGGCTCTTCGACGCGTTCGATTCCGGGCTGGTCTCCTTCGTGCTGGCCGTGCTGGCCAAGGAGTGGCTGCTCACTCCGGCGCAGGTGGGCCGCATCGGCAGCATGGGCCTGGTCGGCATGTTCGCCGGCGCGGCCTTGGTCGGCCTGCTGGCAGACCGCTTCGGCCGCAAGCTCCTCTTCCAGAGCACGCTCATCGTCTTCAGCGCCGCCACCGGGCTCTGCGGCCTGGCCACGGGCTACGGGGCTCTGCTGGCCATGCGCTTTTTGGTCGGCTTCGGCCTGGGCGGAGAGCTGCCGGTGGCCAGCACCTTGGTCAGCGAGTTCGCGCCCAAGGCGCACCGGGGAAAGATGATCGTGATCCTGGAGAGCTTCTGGGCTCTGGGATGGGCCCTGGCCGCGCTCGTCGCATTCCTGCTCATCCCTCGCTGGGGCTGGCGCATGGCCTTCTTCCTGGGAGCCGCGCCCGCGCTCTACGTCCTCTACCTGCGCCGCTTCGTGCCCGAATCTCCGCGGTTCCTGGAGGCCAGCGGCCGCTTCGAGGACGCGGCCTTGGTCGTGCGCGAAGTCGAGCGCGCCTGCGGCCAGCCGCCTTCCCCGCTGGAGCCCTCGCAGGAGAAGCCCGCGGAGAGGCCGGGCATGCGCGCCCTTTGGTCGCCGGCCATGTCCCGGCGCACGGCCATGCTCTGGATCCTGTGGTTCGCCATGATCTACTCCTACTACGGGATCTTCATCTGGCTGCCTTCCTTGCTTGTGGCCGCGGGCTTCCCCCTGGTCAAGTCCTTCTCGTATGTCCTGATTATAACGGCCGCGCAAGTGCCGGGCTATTTCAGCGCGGCCTGGCTGGTGGACCGCTGGGGCCGCAAGCCGACCTTGGTGGCCTACCTCGCCGGCTGCGTGGTGAGCTCCTTCGTGTTCGGCAAGGTGGGCTCCCCCGCCGGCGTCATCCTCTGGGGCTGCCTCATCTCGTTCTTCAACCTGGGAGCCTGGGGCGTGGTCTACACCTACACGCCTGAGCTTTATCCCACGGCGCTGCGCGCCACGGGCGCGGGTTGGGCCTCCGGCTTGGGCCGCGTCGGCGGCATCCTGGCGCCTCTGGTGGTCGGATGGATCATGGGGACCTTCCCCGGCCGCCAGGACCTGGTCTTCGCGCAGTTCGCCTTCGTCGTGTTCATCGGGCTGCTGGCCGTGGCTTTCCTGGGACAGGAGACCAAAGGGCGCAGCCTGGAAGACATCGCCGCTTAG
- the ettA gene encoding energy-dependent translational throttle protein EttA, with protein sequence MATTTDTKQIIYSMNAVGRIHPPKKQVLKDISISFYYGAKIGVLGDNGSGKSTLLRIMAGQDEDYVGEITMSKGYTVGLLEQEPQLDKTKTVKEVVEEGVAETKKLLDDYNAIGDKLADPALTPEDMEKLMEKQGKLQEKIEACGAWELDSRLELAMDALRCPPAEQTVGNLSGGEKRRVALCRLMLQEPDILLLDEPTNHLDAESVEWLEQHLRQYKGTVIAVTHDRYFLDNVAGWILELDRGEGIPWKGNYASWLEQKQARLAQEEKSESKYRKSLAKELEWVRMGAKGRQAKSKARLRAYDEMLADGEKEERNETLELFIPPGPRLGDTVIEAQGVSKAYGDKLLFENLSFRLPPNGIVGVIGPNGAGKTTLFKLITGREKPDAGTFKTGESVKLAYVDQDRDLLDPKKNVWEAITDGLDVVLLGKKEVNSRQYVARFNFSGTDQQRPVGVLSGGERNRVHMARMLKEGGNVLLLDEPTNDLDVHTLRALEEAISNFAGCCVVISHDRWFLDRIATHILAFEGESTVRFFEGNYTAYEEDRKARLGEAAVLPHRIRYKKLTR encoded by the coding sequence ATGGCCACCACGACCGACACCAAGCAGATCATCTATTCCATGAACGCGGTGGGGCGCATCCACCCCCCGAAGAAGCAGGTCCTCAAGGACATCTCGATCTCGTTCTATTACGGGGCCAAGATCGGCGTGCTGGGCGACAACGGCTCGGGCAAGTCCACCTTGCTGCGCATCATGGCGGGCCAGGACGAGGACTACGTCGGCGAGATCACCATGTCCAAAGGCTACACCGTGGGGCTGCTGGAACAGGAGCCTCAGCTCGACAAGACCAAGACCGTCAAAGAAGTCGTGGAAGAGGGCGTGGCCGAGACCAAGAAGCTCCTCGACGACTACAACGCCATCGGCGACAAGCTCGCCGACCCCGCCCTGACTCCCGAGGACATGGAGAAGCTCATGGAGAAGCAGGGCAAGCTCCAGGAGAAGATCGAGGCCTGTGGCGCCTGGGAGCTCGACAGCCGGCTCGAGCTGGCCATGGACGCCCTGCGCTGTCCTCCGGCGGAGCAGACCGTCGGCAACCTCTCCGGCGGCGAGAAGCGCCGGGTGGCCCTGTGCCGGCTCATGCTGCAGGAGCCGGACATCCTGCTCCTCGACGAGCCCACCAACCATCTCGACGCGGAGTCCGTGGAATGGCTGGAGCAGCATCTGCGCCAGTACAAAGGCACGGTCATCGCCGTGACCCACGACCGCTATTTCCTCGACAACGTGGCCGGCTGGATCCTGGAGCTCGACCGCGGCGAAGGCATCCCCTGGAAGGGCAACTACGCTTCCTGGCTCGAGCAGAAACAGGCCCGCTTGGCTCAGGAGGAGAAGAGCGAGTCCAAGTACCGCAAGAGCCTGGCCAAGGAGCTGGAATGGGTGCGCATGGGCGCCAAGGGCCGCCAGGCCAAGAGCAAGGCTCGCCTGCGGGCCTACGACGAGATGCTCGCCGACGGCGAGAAGGAGGAGCGCAACGAGACCCTCGAACTCTTCATTCCTCCCGGGCCGCGCCTGGGCGACACGGTCATCGAAGCCCAGGGCGTGTCCAAGGCCTACGGCGACAAGCTTCTCTTCGAGAACCTGTCCTTCCGCCTGCCGCCCAACGGCATCGTGGGCGTCATCGGCCCCAACGGCGCCGGCAAGACCACCCTCTTCAAGCTCATCACCGGACGGGAGAAGCCCGACGCCGGGACCTTCAAGACCGGCGAGAGCGTCAAGCTGGCCTACGTGGACCAGGACCGCGACCTCCTCGACCCCAAGAAGAACGTCTGGGAGGCCATCACGGACGGCCTCGACGTGGTGCTTCTGGGCAAAAAGGAGGTCAACTCCCGCCAATACGTGGCGCGCTTCAACTTCTCCGGGACCGACCAGCAGCGGCCCGTGGGCGTGCTCTCCGGCGGAGAGCGCAACCGCGTGCACATGGCGCGCATGCTCAAGGAGGGCGGCAACGTCCTGCTCCTCGACGAGCCGACCAACGACCTGGACGTCCACACCTTGCGGGCCCTGGAAGAGGCGATCTCCAATTTTGCCGGCTGCTGCGTGGTCATCAGCCATGACCGCTGGTTCCTGGACCGCATCGCCACCCATATCCTGGCCTTCGAGGGCGAGAGCACCGTGCGTTTCTTCGAGGGCAACTACACGGCCTATGAAGAGGACCGCAAGGCCCGGCTGGGCGAGGCCGCCGTCCTGCCCCACCGCATCCGCTACAAGAAGCTGACCCGATGA
- a CDS encoding nuclear transport factor 2 family protein, whose translation MRRGAFLALGALALSACIQVSFRRSATQEEAALQAEIRRTYWEVAAAFAAGDAEALAALFSPDISHPMTQGQIRDWARDFFARNGRARFHVTELSFDELGYTHAVVTLKYRVDPAKPEGAFGGTETDRLDRRQGRWAVTSWDRGP comes from the coding sequence ATGAGGCGGGGGGCCTTCCTGGCCCTCGGGGCCCTGGCCCTGTCCGCCTGCATCCAGGTGAGCTTCCGCCGGTCCGCCACGCAGGAGGAGGCCGCCCTGCAGGCCGAGATTCGGCGCACCTACTGGGAGGTGGCGGCGGCCTTCGCGGCCGGCGATGCCGAGGCCCTGGCCGCCCTCTTCTCGCCTGACATCTCGCACCCCATGACCCAAGGCCAGATCCGGGACTGGGCCCGCGATTTCTTCGCCCGCAACGGCCGCGCCCGCTTCCATGTCACGGAGCTGAGCTTCGACGAACTGGGCTACACGCACGCGGTGGTGACCTTGAAGTACCGCGTGGATCCCGCCAAGCCCGAGGGGGCTTTCGGGGGGACCGAGACGGACCGCCTCGACCGCCGCCAAGGGCGCTGGGCCGTGACCTCCTGGGACCGCGGCCCCTAG
- a CDS encoding lysine 2,3-aminomutase codes for MKSTAKTVKADSAQQPFKYPLQRRYIEPDWRRLPGYKDVSQKEWESALWQRQHTVKNLKELKAVLGIFLDDALLADLEADQRDWATMSILMPPQMINCMDERDLRADPVRRYMLPAASDRHPQWPSHPMASRDSLHESEMWAVEGLTHRYPTKVLAELVATCPQYCGHCTRMDLVGLSTAQVKKGKFQTPPKERFESILEYLRKTPAVRDVVVSGGDIANVPIAQLEPFVSALMDIPNIRDIRLATKGLQGLPQHFLQDEVLRGLERLAKKARERNIDIAMHTHINCASQVTPLVGKAVRKILDVGFRDVRNQGVLMRGVNSSVQDMLELCFMMIDHARIMPYYFYMCDIIPNSEHWRLSVAEAQALQHDIMGYLPGFATPRVTCDVPFVGKRWIHQLADYDRVKGISYWTKNYRTSIEHDDPEALSRRYEYYDPVYTLPPEGVAFWRSHKAKAPAHP; via the coding sequence ATGAAGAGTACAGCCAAGACCGTCAAAGCCGATTCCGCCCAACAGCCCTTCAAATATCCCCTCCAGCGCCGATATATAGAGCCGGACTGGCGCCGCCTGCCCGGCTACAAGGACGTGTCCCAGAAGGAGTGGGAGAGCGCCCTGTGGCAGCGCCAGCACACGGTCAAGAACCTCAAGGAGCTCAAGGCCGTCCTGGGGATCTTCCTCGATGATGCTTTGCTCGCGGACCTTGAGGCGGACCAGCGCGACTGGGCCACCATGTCCATCCTCATGCCGCCCCAGATGATCAACTGCATGGACGAGCGCGACCTGCGCGCCGACCCGGTGCGCCGCTACATGCTGCCCGCGGCCAGCGACCGCCATCCCCAGTGGCCCTCCCATCCCATGGCCTCGCGCGACAGCCTGCACGAGAGCGAGATGTGGGCGGTGGAAGGCCTCACCCACCGCTACCCCACCAAGGTCCTGGCCGAGTTGGTCGCGACCTGCCCCCAGTACTGCGGCCACTGCACGCGCATGGACCTCGTCGGCCTCTCTACCGCCCAGGTCAAGAAGGGCAAGTTCCAGACCCCTCCCAAGGAGCGCTTTGAGAGTATCCTCGAGTATCTGCGCAAGACCCCCGCGGTGCGCGACGTGGTGGTCTCTGGAGGCGACATCGCCAACGTGCCCATCGCCCAGCTTGAGCCTTTCGTGTCCGCGCTCATGGACATCCCCAACATCCGCGACATACGCTTGGCCACCAAGGGCCTGCAGGGCCTGCCCCAGCACTTCCTGCAGGACGAAGTCCTGCGCGGGCTGGAGCGCTTGGCCAAGAAGGCGCGCGAGCGCAACATCGACATCGCCATGCACACGCACATCAATTGCGCCTCCCAGGTCACTCCTTTGGTGGGCAAGGCCGTGCGCAAGATCCTTGACGTCGGGTTCCGGGACGTCCGCAACCAGGGCGTGCTCATGCGGGGAGTCAACAGCTCGGTCCAGGACATGCTGGAGCTCTGTTTCATGATGATCGACCACGCCCGCATCATGCCCTACTACTTCTACATGTGCGACATCATCCCGAACTCCGAGCACTGGCGCCTCTCCGTGGCCGAGGCCCAGGCCCTGCAGCACGACATCATGGGCTATCTGCCGGGCTTCGCCACCCCTCGGGTCACCTGCGACGTCCCCTTCGTGGGCAAGCGCTGGATCCACCAGCTGGCGGACTACGACCGGGTCAAGGGCATCTCCTACTGGACCAAGAACTACCGCACCTCCATCGAGCATGACGACCCCGAGGCGCTCTCGCGGCGCTACGAGTACTACGACCCGGTCTACACCTTGCCGCCGGAAGGGGTCGCGTTCTGGCGCTCGCACAAGGCGAAGGCCCCGGCGCATCCCTGA
- the rfbC gene encoding dTDP-4-dehydrorhamnose 3,5-epimerase, which yields MPFKSTPYRLPGLLLIDGRSFPDERGFFMESSREDELRGLGLPPLLQDNLSRSRQGVLRGLHFQKPPRPQGKLVRCLRGRIFDVAVDLRRGSPSYGKWTSVELSDEGNRMFWIPAGFAHGFCALSEQADVMYKVTDYWAAEQDAGIRWDDPALGITWPEPRPLVSAKDRGLPLLREADPGFVYP from the coding sequence ATGCCCTTCAAGTCCACGCCCTACCGGCTCCCGGGGCTGCTCCTCATCGATGGGCGCTCCTTCCCGGACGAGAGGGGCTTCTTCATGGAGAGCTCCCGCGAGGACGAGCTGCGCGGCCTGGGACTGCCCCCCTTGTTGCAGGACAACCTCTCCCGCTCCCGCCAAGGCGTGCTGCGCGGCCTGCATTTCCAGAAGCCTCCCCGCCCCCAGGGCAAGCTCGTACGCTGCCTGCGCGGGCGCATCTTCGACGTGGCCGTGGACCTGCGCCGAGGCTCCCCCTCCTACGGGAAGTGGACCTCCGTCGAGCTCTCGGACGAGGGCAACCGCATGTTCTGGATACCGGCGGGCTTCGCCCACGGCTTCTGCGCGCTCTCGGAGCAGGCGGACGTGATGTACAAGGTCACGGACTACTGGGCGGCCGAACAGGATGCCGGCATCCGCTGGGACGACCCGGCCTTGGGCATAACCTGGCCCGAGCCGCGGCCGCTGGTCTCGGCGAAGGATCGCGGCCTGCCGTTGCTCAGAGAGGCCGACCCCGGCTTCGTCTATCCCTAG